The genomic DNA CCGCGGGGGATCCTCCGACGAGGACCGGCTTCCCCTCGAGCCTCGGATCGAGAGCGCGCTCGATCGACACGAAGAAGGAATCCATGTCGACATGAAGAATTCGGCTCCGCCCCTCTACGGGAGCCGCCCTTCGCTTAGGAAACCCGTCTCGATCAACCACTCCTCCACCTTCCCCACGAGATCGAACGCATGCTCCGTGCAGAGATGGTTCGCGTCCTCGTAATAGACGAGCTTCTTCTTCCCCTTCGCCTCATCGAAGATCCTCTTCGCGTCCGCCCCCGGAATGATCGTGTCTTCTCCTCCCCCGACGACGAGAATCGGCGCGCGCACCTTCTCGACGAGACCGCGCACGGAGAACGCCCCCGCCCAATCCCTGTACGCCTTCTCCGAATCGGTCTTCAGAAGGTATTTCATCTGTTCCTGGAGAATGGGA from Candidatus Eisenbacteria bacterium includes the following:
- a CDS encoding prolyl oligopeptidase family serine peptidase → ADSCKEEMHFFADGLARRGVGTLAYDGPGIGETWDRLPMGIDDEGVGASLFNYLARDERIDPNRIGLFGVSLGGNLAIRIAAEEARTAVVVTLSAPYDLASYGEYMRPILQEQMKYLLKTDSEKAYRDWAGAFSVRGLVEKVRAPILVVGGGEDTIIPGADAKRIFDEAKGKKKLVYYEDANHLCTEHAFDLVGKVEEWLIETGFLSEGRLP